The following proteins are co-located in the Candidatus Poribacteria bacterium genome:
- a CDS encoding tetratricopeptide repeat protein: protein MLRQGYMAEVPSDEVRDDAQSDEQTAPASSPSDDVLLGEDGLPIDEDARDDAMLAEHDSVEFDDSRGGQRVISVIFASIAGFETTPSMTQDQMEDIAVRKGGFDAALDEIISKYGGSIDKIIRGFFMATFGTQRSTPNDPMFAVLAAMEMTETAEQYGAEVHVGVNTGKAWVGQIRTERTIDTTVIGDTVNLSARLKTKAGHNEVVVSPAAYDATIDYFEYEALPAVMVKGISEPVPIYGVRRRKEAATALQATREADADRLKRLEESIPEYLRERIKSGQTAAPGERKMVTMLFSDVSGFTALSEKYKTKPELIAEVMNRCHKRLGDIIYKHEGVIDKIVGDELMAMFGAPIIHEDDPERAIWCALEMMEEMQRFSDETQEELGVPPLTVHIGINTGRVSIGNLVPGSTRMDYTVIGEPVELAEILEDVSEGGEIVVGERTYRLTRALIDFKTLDPVELGGKMVPIYLVLGKKDQTESKRGLTELGNVPMVGREAQFELSKKCLERAMAGESVITTIIGEAGFGKSRLKRETRAILEQHGGVWIEGSCFPNTVTSSYSVFLRAFEAYLGLKESDTALDRRIKLTSRLEQVFGGDQAAMDEVLPYIGNMLSVTFEGPLADRIAYLDPEQLQRRTWVAVRDLLAREVSQRPVILALDDLHWLDSISNDLIYFLMENLREVPIYLMLIYRPERRDLCWALGETAQSKYASRYELIEITPLVPEAARRLIDIMLPMTEEGKPIKEMLLDKAGGNPFYLEEFIRVLLDDDFIERSGDIWVLKKDVSEFRPPDSLEQMLSARIDKLDDASKVVLQTASVIGRKFEHEVLEDVVDDTAKLDDCLSYLTDLNFVYEEVPDPLAYVFGHIVTYEISYNAIVGPHRRELHSRVGSTLETQHVESLELFLELLAFHFVQSTNRHKAVHYSGAAGTKSRRYFNNKDACTSYERGLEIADQLSDADRDDVLEILEGLTDVYTVIGRYDDAVSMSSRSLVLVEAGLRRAVLLRKSGLIRQKRSEFADADGFFDQALEALEQIEQTPETIREGARLYDMKGFISYTRGSFPDANEKCRRAVDMLEGMDAPDVMCSALKNLGSIQLRLGQFDTAMGYYRQAVEIGERIGDKLLMSALYHNMSAAHRLQGKTADAIEAVRRSIELKEEMAYADGLTRSYAGLGSLLRQQGDMDKAREHYEKALEIAENIGSPQGIAEAETLIGAFYFYLKDYTQAIAHYTRGLEISRSIGDRQNEVSALNNICDAYIYANDLDAAEQFGRDAEALAKEIGMQQVLVKAQVNLGTLMWKRSRPEEAISEFRAALESAVNAKDATAQAEIYRNLGDIYLEQNDPDQARENLTKAADLYAQLGSASRAEDIRKRIPA from the coding sequence ATGTTGAGGCAGGGTTACATGGCTGAAGTGCCCTCGGACGAAGTGCGGGACGACGCCCAGTCTGACGAGCAGACTGCGCCCGCTTCCAGTCCATCGGACGACGTGTTGCTCGGCGAAGACGGGCTTCCCATCGACGAAGACGCCCGCGATGACGCGATGCTCGCGGAACACGACTCCGTCGAGTTCGACGACAGTCGAGGCGGCCAGCGTGTCATCAGTGTCATCTTCGCCTCCATCGCGGGATTCGAAACCACTCCGAGCATGACGCAGGACCAGATGGAGGACATCGCGGTCCGCAAGGGTGGGTTCGACGCGGCTCTGGACGAGATCATCTCCAAGTACGGCGGAAGCATCGACAAGATCATCCGCGGCTTCTTCATGGCGACGTTTGGCACGCAGCGGTCAACGCCGAACGATCCGATGTTCGCCGTCCTAGCTGCCATGGAGATGACCGAAACGGCTGAGCAGTACGGCGCGGAAGTCCACGTCGGCGTCAACACGGGCAAAGCCTGGGTCGGGCAGATCCGGACCGAACGTACGATCGACACCACCGTCATCGGTGACACGGTCAACCTGTCGGCACGACTCAAGACGAAGGCAGGACACAACGAAGTCGTCGTCAGCCCAGCCGCGTACGACGCGACGATAGACTACTTCGAGTACGAAGCCCTTCCGGCCGTCATGGTGAAGGGCATCTCCGAGCCGGTTCCCATTTACGGAGTCCGGCGCCGCAAGGAGGCGGCGACAGCCCTCCAGGCGACGCGCGAAGCCGACGCCGACCGACTCAAGCGGCTCGAGGAATCCATCCCCGAATACCTGCGCGAGCGCATCAAGTCGGGTCAAACGGCCGCACCCGGCGAGCGCAAGATGGTCACGATGCTCTTCTCGGACGTCAGCGGGTTCACTGCCCTGTCTGAGAAGTACAAGACGAAACCCGAGCTCATCGCCGAAGTGATGAACCGGTGCCACAAGCGGCTCGGAGACATTATCTACAAGCATGAGGGCGTCATCGACAAGATCGTCGGCGACGAACTGATGGCGATGTTCGGAGCGCCCATCATCCACGAGGACGACCCGGAGCGCGCGATCTGGTGTGCCCTCGAAATGATGGAGGAGATGCAGCGGTTCAGCGATGAAACGCAGGAAGAGCTCGGCGTCCCGCCGCTCACCGTCCACATCGGGATCAACACGGGACGCGTCTCCATCGGGAACCTGGTTCCTGGCTCCACTCGGATGGACTACACGGTGATCGGGGAGCCTGTCGAGCTCGCCGAGATCCTGGAGGACGTCTCCGAGGGCGGGGAGATCGTCGTCGGCGAGCGTACCTACCGGCTGACGCGCGCGCTGATCGATTTCAAGACGCTGGACCCGGTCGAGCTCGGCGGGAAGATGGTTCCCATCTATCTCGTGCTCGGCAAGAAGGACCAGACCGAGTCCAAGCGCGGTCTGACCGAGCTCGGCAACGTCCCGATGGTCGGACGTGAAGCGCAGTTCGAGCTGTCGAAGAAGTGCCTCGAGCGGGCGATGGCGGGCGAGAGCGTCATTACGACCATCATCGGCGAGGCGGGGTTCGGCAAGTCGCGCCTGAAGCGCGAGACGCGGGCGATCCTCGAACAGCATGGCGGCGTCTGGATCGAGGGATCGTGTTTCCCCAACACGGTGACGTCGAGTTACTCCGTCTTCCTGCGAGCCTTCGAAGCCTACCTGGGGCTGAAGGAGTCCGACACGGCACTGGACCGCCGGATCAAGCTGACGTCCAGGCTCGAACAGGTCTTCGGCGGCGACCAGGCGGCGATGGACGAGGTGCTGCCCTACATCGGGAACATGCTCTCCGTCACGTTCGAGGGTCCACTGGCAGACCGTATCGCTTACCTGGACCCGGAGCAGTTGCAGAGGCGGACATGGGTCGCCGTCCGCGACCTGCTGGCGCGAGAGGTGAGCCAGCGTCCCGTCATCCTCGCCCTCGACGACTTGCACTGGCTCGACAGCATCTCGAACGATCTCATCTACTTCCTGATGGAGAACCTCAGGGAGGTTCCCATCTACCTGATGCTCATCTACCGCCCCGAACGGCGCGATCTGTGCTGGGCGCTCGGCGAGACGGCTCAGTCGAAGTACGCGTCTCGGTACGAGCTCATCGAGATCACCCCACTGGTGCCGGAAGCGGCGCGACGTCTCATCGACATCATGCTGCCGATGACGGAAGAGGGCAAACCCATCAAGGAGATGCTCCTCGATAAGGCGGGCGGCAACCCGTTCTACCTCGAAGAGTTCATCCGCGTCCTGCTCGACGACGATTTCATCGAGCGGAGCGGCGACATCTGGGTTCTCAAGAAGGACGTCTCCGAGTTCCGCCCGCCGGATTCGCTGGAGCAGATGCTGAGCGCTCGTATCGACAAGCTGGACGACGCGTCCAAGGTCGTCCTCCAGACGGCGTCCGTCATCGGCAGGAAGTTCGAGCACGAAGTCCTCGAGGACGTCGTTGACGACACTGCCAAGCTCGATGACTGCCTGTCCTATCTGACCGACCTGAACTTCGTCTACGAGGAAGTGCCGGATCCGCTCGCGTACGTCTTCGGTCATATCGTGACGTACGAGATCTCGTACAACGCCATCGTTGGACCTCATCGAAGGGAACTCCACTCGCGGGTCGGCTCGACGCTCGAAACGCAACACGTCGAGTCGCTCGAGCTCTTCCTGGAGCTGCTGGCGTTCCACTTCGTTCAGTCCACGAACCGGCACAAGGCGGTTCACTACAGCGGGGCGGCAGGGACGAAGTCGCGGCGCTACTTCAACAACAAGGACGCCTGCACGTCCTACGAGCGCGGGCTGGAGATCGCCGACCAACTGTCCGATGCCGACCGAGACGACGTGCTTGAGATCCTCGAGGGACTGACCGACGTCTACACGGTGATCGGGCGCTACGACGACGCCGTCTCGATGTCGTCGCGGTCGCTGGTACTCGTCGAGGCAGGTCTGCGGCGCGCGGTGCTCCTGCGCAAGTCGGGCCTCATTCGGCAGAAGCGCTCGGAGTTCGCCGACGCCGACGGTTTCTTCGACCAAGCCCTGGAAGCTCTCGAGCAGATCGAGCAGACGCCGGAGACGATCCGAGAGGGGGCGAGGCTCTACGACATGAAGGGCTTCATCTCCTACACGCGCGGCAGCTTCCCGGACGCCAACGAGAAATGCCGTCGAGCCGTCGATATGCTGGAGGGAATGGACGCCCCGGACGTGATGTGCAGCGCGCTCAAGAACCTGGGCAGCATCCAGCTCCGTCTCGGGCAGTTCGACACGGCGATGGGCTATTACCGCCAAGCCGTTGAGATCGGCGAGCGCATCGGCGACAAGCTCCTGATGTCTGCGCTCTATCACAACATGAGCGCCGCGCACCGGCTCCAAGGCAAGACCGCCGATGCGATCGAAGCCGTCCGCCGGAGCATCGAGCTCAAGGAGGAAATGGCGTACGCCGACGGGCTCACCCGATCCTATGCCGGTCTGGGATCGCTGCTCCGGCAGCAGGGCGATATGGACAAGGCGCGTGAACACTACGAGAAGGCGCTCGAGATCGCCGAGAACATCGGCTCCCCGCAAGGCATTGCCGAGGCGGAGACCCTCATCGGCGCGTTCTATTTCTACCTGAAGGACTACACACAGGCGATCGCCCACTACACGCGCGGGCTTGAGATCAGCCGCAGCATCGGCGACCGCCAGAACGAGGTCAGCGCGCTCAACAACATCTGCGACGCCTACATCTACGCCAATGACCTCGATGCGGCGGAGCAGTTCGGCAGAGACGCCGAGGCGCTCGCCAAGGAAATCGGCATGCAACAGGTACTCGTCAAAGCCCAGGTCAACTTGGGAACGCTGATGTGGAAGCGCTCTCGACCTGAGGAGGCGATCAGCGAGTTCCGAGCGGCGCTCGAGTCCGCGGTCAACGCGAAGGATGCCACCGCGCAGGCGGAAATATACCGCAACCTGGGTGACATCTACCTCGAGCAGAACGATCCCGACCAGGCGAGAGAGAATCTGACCAAGGCGGCGGACCTCTATGCCCAGCTCGGGTCGGCGTCCCGCGCCGAGGACATCCGCAAGCGCATCCCAGCCTGA
- a CDS encoding serine hydrolase: protein MVARTASTCLAAIVTMATSRSLSAAPTYTPPEARNPMQRWLVLGPIRVAPGDGTPSDTAQRDAFARDQLADSGGEAAADPTPEAAACIGDAELAWTLHDAPNAIVDLTQVVGEHDYSIAYAYAAIDVPSDAQVVLGVGSDDSIRVWLNGELVHDHWVLRAVKADDDVVPIRLRAGTNRLLLKVQNATQGWGFACRILDTDAMGDRLVAAARVGRQDTVDLLLAHGADASVVRDGLSAAQAARIGGFEDLSERLTALGSAPPEEMPSLDALVSARFDRAAKPDAPGIAVLIARDGKTVVQKTYGLANLSDKIPVTPKTKFRIGSITKQFTAAAILKLQEEGKLSVADPLSQYIPDYTRGDEISLRHLLTHTSGVPDITAFPEYIEHLASPVELSATVNMIKRRELSFDPGTMWAYSNSGYLLLQHVIESVSGKGYADYLRATFFDPLGMVDTGVHDATTVLDHEAIGYSYGPSKITKSFDWDMSRAGGAGALYSTVEDLYKWNEAVFTGKVLAAETLREAFTPVKLNDGSVADALGGGYGYGWMFDTVRGMRRVFHSGGLDGFLSALHRYPDAKTTIVVLANAMAPMPDLVPSALATELASLVLWREMSTQASLARDVDADVSRFGEYVGSYELPSTPIVEVAFEDGKLYAGVAGQPRSELLPSGPDRFFSTDASTPIRFERDETGAVARLVIVQGATEIVAKRVETSAVVAVEPSVLDEYVGEYDYGRGAVLTVTREGDHLMAQMTGQPKFEIFPRGEDTFFWKVAAAEVTFVRDESGVVVKALHRQGPARIEAAKLK from the coding sequence ATGGTTGCCCGAACGGCTAGTACCTGCCTCGCCGCCATCGTCACGATGGCGACGTCCAGATCGCTCAGCGCCGCTCCCACCTACACACCCCCCGAAGCGCGGAACCCGATGCAGCGCTGGCTCGTTCTCGGACCCATTCGCGTCGCGCCTGGCGATGGGACGCCGAGCGACACCGCGCAGCGCGATGCGTTCGCGCGCGACCAGCTCGCGGACTCTGGCGGGGAAGCCGCCGCCGATCCCACGCCAGAGGCGGCTGCCTGCATCGGTGACGCGGAACTCGCATGGACGCTTCACGATGCGCCGAACGCCATCGTCGACCTGACGCAGGTCGTCGGCGAGCACGACTACTCCATCGCTTACGCCTACGCAGCCATCGACGTCCCGTCCGATGCGCAGGTCGTTCTGGGCGTCGGCAGCGACGACAGCATACGCGTCTGGCTCAACGGCGAGCTCGTCCACGACCACTGGGTCCTGCGTGCGGTCAAGGCAGACGATGACGTCGTGCCGATCCGACTGCGAGCAGGCACGAACCGGCTTCTGCTGAAGGTGCAGAACGCGACTCAGGGGTGGGGTTTCGCGTGCCGAATCCTCGACACGGACGCGATGGGCGATCGGCTGGTCGCTGCGGCCAGAGTTGGCAGGCAAGACACGGTCGACCTGCTGCTCGCGCACGGGGCGGACGCGTCGGTCGTGCGGGATGGTCTGAGCGCGGCGCAGGCGGCACGCATCGGAGGATTCGAGGACCTGTCGGAGCGCTTGACGGCATTGGGATCCGCTCCACCGGAGGAGATGCCGTCGCTCGACGCGCTGGTCAGCGCTCGGTTCGATCGGGCCGCCAAGCCCGACGCGCCGGGCATTGCCGTCCTCATCGCGCGAGACGGCAAGACCGTGGTTCAAAAAACGTACGGACTCGCGAACCTGTCCGACAAGATTCCTGTGACGCCCAAGACGAAGTTTCGTATCGGCTCGATCACCAAGCAGTTCACGGCGGCAGCCATCTTGAAGCTGCAAGAAGAAGGAAAGCTGAGCGTCGCGGACCCGCTGTCTCAGTACATCCCGGACTACACGCGCGGCGACGAGATCTCGCTGCGCCACCTCCTGACCCACACGAGTGGCGTTCCGGACATCACCGCGTTCCCGGAGTACATCGAGCACCTGGCGTCGCCCGTCGAGCTGAGTGCGACCGTCAACATGATCAAACGACGAGAGCTCAGCTTCGATCCCGGAACGATGTGGGCATACTCGAACTCGGGTTACCTACTCCTCCAGCACGTCATCGAGAGCGTCAGCGGCAAGGGCTATGCCGACTACCTGCGCGCGACATTCTTCGATCCGCTGGGTATGGTGGATACGGGCGTCCACGATGCTACGACCGTGTTGGACCATGAGGCCATTGGGTACTCGTATGGGCCCAGCAAGATCACCAAGTCGTTCGACTGGGACATGTCACGCGCCGGAGGCGCCGGAGCCCTCTACTCGACGGTGGAGGACCTCTACAAGTGGAACGAGGCTGTCTTCACGGGCAAGGTGCTTGCAGCCGAGACGCTCCGAGAGGCGTTCACGCCCGTCAAGCTGAACGACGGCAGCGTCGCCGACGCCCTCGGCGGCGGCTACGGCTACGGGTGGATGTTCGACACCGTGCGCGGGATGCGTCGCGTGTTCCACAGTGGCGGCTTGGATGGCTTTCTGTCCGCCCTGCATCGCTATCCCGACGCCAAGACGACGATCGTCGTTCTCGCCAACGCGATGGCACCCATGCCAGACCTCGTTCCCAGCGCCCTCGCCACGGAACTTGCATCGCTCGTGCTCTGGCGCGAGATGTCGACGCAGGCATCGCTCGCGCGGGACGTCGATGCCGACGTCAGTAGGTTCGGCGAGTATGTCGGGAGCTACGAATTGCCGTCCACGCCCATCGTTGAAGTCGCCTTCGAGGATGGGAAGCTCTACGCGGGCGTCGCTGGCCAGCCGCGCTCGGAGCTTCTGCCGTCTGGGCCGGACAGGTTCTTCTCGACCGACGCGAGCACGCCGATCCGGTTCGAGCGCGACGAGACAGGAGCCGTCGCGCGTCTCGTCATCGTCCAAGGCGCGACGGAGATCGTCGCGAAGCGCGTCGAGACGAGCGCGGTCGTCGCTGTCGAGCCATCCGTGCTCGACGAGTACGTCGGCGAATACGACTACGGGCGGGGAGCCGTCCTCACGGTGACGCGCGAGGGCGACCATCTGATGGCGCAGATGACCGGCCAGCCCAAGTTCGAGATATTCCCTCGCGGGGAGGATACGTTCTTCTGGAAGGTCGCCGCCGCCGAAGTGACGTTCGTCCGGGACGAGTCGGGCGTGGTCGTCAAGGCGCTCCACCGCCAGGGACCCGCTCGGATCGAGGCGGCGAAGCTGAAGTAG
- a CDS encoding competence/damage-inducible protein A — protein MGAALSDLDVAIVTMAARQVLAVRATMASSSTARTRRANGRASTAVCTTMIAPNGRVNNGLRLVMGSCACYARRVSVRTPDDGTDSSAVVGVSRQDEPDQGIAHATGGRCTAMASTPTIELYSVGTELVYGRIQDTNAFWMSQQIVNLGAKVRRVTQLTDDLDDIVSAFRNSMERGADLVVSSGGLGPTPDDLTTAALSELTNSPLVPHEGVIADYMARRNIATREEVNPNLVRMATVPACATVMLNPVGWAPCTCVDVNGTTFLALPGPPREMEAVFVRHVIPYISDHYEVRAATQRVLVNTYESDLAPHFQELMAQYPGSYMKGYIAMTDTPGWLPIDILATGDNAAEAQTTLQAIIDSLRKIVLQKGKELTVYGGSVEAES, from the coding sequence GTGGGAGCGGCGCTGAGCGATCTGGACGTCGCCATCGTGACGATGGCGGCGAGGCAGGTACTAGCCGTTCGGGCAACCATGGCATCCTCCTCGACGGCGCGTACGCGTCGTGCGAACGGACGGGCATCTACGGCAGTCTGTACCACGATGATAGCTCCGAACGGACGGGTCAACAACGGACTTCGGCTTGTGATGGGTTCCTGCGCGTGCTACGCTCGCCGCGTTTCGGTGAGGACTCCCGACGATGGCACGGACTCGTCCGCGGTCGTCGGCGTCTCTCGGCAGGACGAGCCCGATCAGGGCATCGCACACGCAACCGGAGGAAGATGCACAGCGATGGCGTCCACCCCAACCATCGAGCTCTACAGCGTCGGCACGGAACTGGTCTACGGCAGGATTCAGGACACAAACGCGTTCTGGATGTCCCAGCAGATCGTCAACCTGGGCGCTAAGGTGCGCCGCGTGACACAGTTGACGGACGATCTGGACGATATCGTGAGCGCGTTCCGTAACTCCATGGAGCGCGGCGCCGATCTCGTCGTCAGCTCCGGCGGGTTGGGTCCGACCCCCGACGACCTCACGACGGCGGCGCTCTCGGAGTTGACGAACTCGCCGCTGGTGCCCCACGAAGGCGTGATCGCCGACTACATGGCGCGCCGAAACATCGCCACGCGCGAAGAGGTGAACCCGAACCTGGTGCGCATGGCGACCGTGCCGGCGTGCGCCACGGTCATGCTGAACCCCGTGGGCTGGGCGCCGTGCACGTGCGTCGATGTCAACGGAACGACCTTCCTCGCGCTGCCGGGACCCCCTCGCGAGATGGAAGCCGTCTTCGTGCGCCACGTCATCCCGTACATCTCCGACCACTACGAGGTCCGGGCAGCCACCCAGCGCGTGCTCGTGAACACCTACGAATCCGACCTGGCTCCCCACTTCCAGGAGCTCATGGCGCAGTATCCCGGTTCCTACATGAAGGGGTACATCGCCATGACGGACACCCCCGGCTGGCTCCCCATCGACATCCTGGCGACCGGGGACAACGCGGCGGAGGCGCAGACGACCCTTCAGGCGATCATCGACAGCCTGCGCAAGATCGTTCTGCAGAAGGGCAAGGAGCTCACGGTCTACGGCGGGTCCGTCGAGGCGGAGAGCTAG
- a CDS encoding DUF971 domain-containing protein has protein sequence MGALLIRVPSRTPDTAASGRVESRVSGSLESGRRAHAIRPAPQRSPMKSPPTRIQLDRHEALTVTWRDASVSVYPVDYLRQRCPCATCRETREETNPLRILSDDMLTTHVHVVRVQPVGRYAISLEFSDGHATGIYSFQYLEEIAPSFQNA, from the coding sequence ATGGGTGCGCTCCTGATACGGGTTCCGTCTCGAACGCCGGACACTGCCGCGTCCGGTCGTGTTGAAAGCCGCGTCAGCGGTTCGCTAGAATCAGGGCGTAGAGCCCACGCGATCCGCCCTGCGCCGCAGAGGTCTCCGATGAAGTCTCCCCCCACCCGCATCCAGCTCGACCGCCACGAGGCGCTCACTGTGACGTGGCGCGATGCCTCTGTGTCGGTCTATCCGGTGGACTACCTGCGTCAGCGGTGCCCGTGCGCTACGTGCCGCGAGACTCGCGAGGAAACCAACCCGCTGCGAATCCTGTCGGATGACATGCTCACGACGCACGTCCACGTCGTTCGCGTCCAGCCGGTCGGCAGGTATGCCATCAGCCTCGAGTTCAGCGACGGACACGCGACGGGCATCTACTCCTTCCAATACCTCGAAGAGATCGCCCCGAGCTTTCAGAACGCCTAG
- a CDS encoding sugar phosphate isomerase/epimerase has translation MRVGGDFIGDLCGAGRIAWALRPDSSEPLTRLSTRPDAAVSGVRDGTRIRSAPMGRFRLACHLIQFGGEQRDHPEKVLSEVAAAGWDGVEGIGIGSADELVAMATLARRLGLHVVNAGGASALDRVRHNITLGNDAAEVPALRRADWGGATPSDDDFERAARTLDEVLDFCEEHRIKGFHHAHLGTLLETVDDAERLLAAAPKLWLLFDTGHLLAAGSDPMDVFRSERLRGRIGHVHLKDCHADDPATWDHRTQRFGEKARFAELGQGNLGLDVAAVLEGLDQVGYDGWVSVELDRPYPPKPAAEAAVSNREYLRSLGY, from the coding sequence ATGCGGGTGGGGGGAGACTTCATCGGAGACCTCTGCGGCGCAGGGCGGATCGCGTGGGCTCTACGCCCTGATTCTAGCGAACCGCTGACGCGGCTTTCAACACGACCGGACGCGGCAGTGTCCGGCGTTCGAGACGGAACCCGTATCAGGAGCGCACCCATGGGCAGATTCCGACTCGCTTGCCACCTGATTCAGTTCGGTGGCGAGCAGCGCGACCATCCCGAGAAGGTGCTGAGCGAGGTCGCGGCGGCGGGCTGGGACGGCGTCGAGGGCATCGGCATCGGGAGCGCGGATGAGCTGGTGGCGATGGCGACGCTGGCGCGTCGGCTGGGGCTCCACGTCGTCAACGCCGGGGGCGCGTCCGCGCTGGATCGAGTGCGCCACAACATCACGCTGGGGAACGACGCCGCCGAGGTTCCCGCCCTTCGACGCGCCGACTGGGGCGGAGCCACGCCCTCGGACGACGACTTCGAACGAGCCGCGCGCACTCTCGACGAAGTGCTCGACTTCTGCGAGGAACACCGCATCAAGGGGTTCCACCACGCCCACCTCGGCACGCTGCTCGAAACGGTCGATGACGCCGAACGCCTGCTGGCGGCGGCTCCCAAGCTGTGGCTGCTGTTCGACACAGGCCACCTGCTGGCTGCCGGAAGCGATCCGATGGATGTCTTCCGCAGCGAACGGCTCCGTGGGCGCATCGGTCACGTTCACCTGAAGGACTGCCACGCGGACGATCCAGCGACGTGGGACCATCGAACGCAGCGGTTCGGAGAGAAGGCTCGATTCGCCGAGTTGGGGCAGGGGAACCTGGGACTGGATGTCGCCGCCGTGCTGGAGGGGCTCGACCAGGTAGGCTACGACGGGTGGGTGTCCGTCGAGCTCGACCGCCCCTATCCGCCGAAGCCCGCTGCCGAAGCGGCTGTCTCCAACCGCGAGTATCTTCGGTCGCTCGGGTACTGA
- a CDS encoding phytanoyl-CoA dioxygenase family protein, whose protein sequence is MAEPSGMTDHERYFFDVNGYLVLEDVLSQEQIAHLREVIERQKLPPATDAIESQRFGGFFLWDQGFRDMLTQPRILGVLKELLGEKLRLDHAYGIVMSTSNVGLQLHGGAAPYDPAQYYIYRNGRMYNGLTVASWALVDVGPDDGGFCCIPGSHKGNIPLPNDVRHFEAHRDWVRQVPQKAGSVVIFTEALTHGTLPWRAPYDRLSILLKYSPAHEAWGRANPPSPELDALLDDAQKRLFEPPYIWRREPV, encoded by the coding sequence ATGGCTGAACCGTCTGGGATGACCGACCACGAGCGTTACTTCTTCGATGTGAACGGCTACCTGGTTCTGGAGGACGTGCTGTCACAGGAGCAGATCGCCCACCTGCGCGAGGTCATCGAGCGGCAGAAGCTTCCGCCCGCGACGGATGCCATCGAAAGTCAGCGGTTCGGCGGCTTCTTCCTGTGGGACCAGGGCTTCCGCGACATGCTGACCCAGCCGCGCATCCTCGGCGTCTTGAAGGAGCTCCTCGGCGAGAAGCTCCGGCTCGACCACGCCTACGGGATCGTCATGTCCACGAGCAACGTCGGGCTGCAGCTCCACGGTGGCGCTGCGCCCTACGATCCGGCGCAATACTACATCTACCGCAACGGACGGATGTACAACGGCTTGACAGTCGCCTCGTGGGCGCTGGTGGACGTCGGTCCTGACGATGGCGGGTTCTGCTGCATTCCGGGCAGCCACAAGGGCAACATCCCGCTGCCTAACGACGTGCGTCACTTCGAGGCGCACCGGGACTGGGTGCGTCAGGTTCCCCAGAAGGCGGGCTCGGTCGTCATCTTCACCGAGGCGTTGACTCACGGGACGCTGCCGTGGCGGGCTCCGTACGACCGGCTGTCGATTCTGCTGAAGTACAGCCCGGCGCACGAAGCATGGGGCAGAGCGAATCCGCCCTCGCCAGAGCTCGATGCGCTGCTCGACGACGCGCAGAAACGTCTGTTCGAGCCCCCGTACATCTGGCGTCGGGAGCCCGTCTGA
- a CDS encoding hydroxyacid dehydrogenase — translation MRPTVVLDPHGRRLANILSPEDRERLDAIANVVWARDEPMTADALESVRDEVVAIIAGYWRHGDVGNYPNLRAILEVSGGFPSPAHLDYEACFRRSIQVLSCAPAFGPAVAEMGLCLAIAAARNVARTDAGIRTGTANWSHTDFGDTFLLYDKPVGFIGFGGLARCLKPLLAPFRCPIRVHDPWLTDAYLRTQGVEPVGLDELLESSRVIFVLALPTASNRDLLDREKLSRIPSDAVFVLLSRSHLVNFDALTDLLAEGRFRAAVDVFPQEPIPADHPICRLPNVTLSSHRAGAIHEALRNIGRIVVNDLEAILRGSPPHEMQAAQPDFIRLRG, via the coding sequence ATGCGACCCACGGTCGTTTTAGACCCTCACGGCAGGCGCTTGGCGAACATCCTGAGCCCAGAAGACCGCGAACGTCTGGACGCCATCGCCAACGTGGTCTGGGCGCGCGACGAACCGATGACAGCCGACGCGCTCGAGAGCGTCCGCGACGAGGTGGTTGCGATCATCGCAGGCTACTGGCGACATGGCGACGTCGGCAACTACCCCAACCTGCGCGCCATCCTCGAAGTCAGCGGCGGATTCCCGTCGCCCGCGCACCTCGACTACGAGGCGTGCTTCCGCCGGAGCATTCAGGTTCTGAGCTGCGCTCCGGCGTTCGGCCCCGCCGTCGCCGAAATGGGCTTGTGCCTCGCCATTGCCGCCGCTCGGAACGTCGCGCGAACCGACGCCGGAATCCGCACGGGAACCGCGAACTGGAGCCACACCGACTTCGGCGACACGTTCCTGCTCTACGACAAGCCGGTCGGGTTCATCGGGTTCGGCGGCTTGGCTCGCTGCCTGAAGCCTCTGCTCGCGCCGTTCCGGTGCCCGATCCGCGTTCACGATCCGTGGCTCACGGACGCCTACCTGCGCACGCAAGGTGTCGAACCAGTGGGGCTCGACGAATTGCTCGAATCGTCGCGCGTCATCTTCGTGCTCGCCCTCCCCACTGCGTCAAATCGGGATCTCTTGGATAGGGAAAAACTGAGCCGAATCCCCTCGGATGCCGTTTTCGTGCTGCTCAGCCGGTCGCACCTCGTCAATTTCGACGCGCTGACCGACCTGCTCGCCGAGGGCAGATTCCGAGCCGCCGTGGACGTGTTCCCGCAGGAACCCATTCCCGCCGACCATCCGATCTGCCGTCTGCCCAACGTTACGCTTTCATCGCACCGGGCGGGTGCGATCCACGAAGCCCTGCGGAACATCGGCAGGATCGTCGTCAACGACCTGGAGGCGATTCTACGGGGATCGCCGCCTCACGAGATGCAGGCCGCCCAACCGGACTTCATCCGATTGCGAGGATAG